From the Lampris incognitus isolate fLamInc1 chromosome 10, fLamInc1.hap2, whole genome shotgun sequence genome, one window contains:
- the LOC130119822 gene encoding uncharacterized protein K02A2.6-like, with amino-acid sequence MAGIIGGMEPSEECGEQWATYIERFENYILVNEIRDAKKVAVLLSYALRSKVEAELTRLTDLGVISPVEHSDWATPVVPVNKKDGTVRLCGDFKVTLNQALCVDKYPIPRIEDLFASLAGGQRFSKLDLSNTYLQMEVVEESRKLLTIFTQKGLFCYNRLPFGIASAPALFQKAMDQVLVGLPFTHCYLDDILVSGPDEETHLKALDDVLTRLEEYGLHVRKDKCMFFQESVEYLGHIIDAAGLHKSPEKECAVVEAPAPTNVSQLRSLLGMINYYGRFIPDLATILQPLNALLHKGKKWQWTTACEAAFRKVKELMVSQKVLTHYNPELPLRLACDASPYGVGAVLSHVMPDGVEKPITYASRTLSKAEQNYAQIEREALGIVFGVRKFHQCLYGNKFTLLTDHRPLTSILSPVRSTPSMAAAHMQRWALLLSAHDYTIEYRKASAHTNADGLSRLPLPDTHDDMTDTELSLFLTRQNDLTIQQGCLVWGTRVVLPPKLRPRVLNELHTAHPGVVRMKSLARSYVWWPGIDSQIELQAKSCHSCQRIQREPSLAPLHPWMWPSSPWERIHVDFADPFEGHMYLVVVDAHSKWPEVQIMDSTTASKTITVLRGLFSRHGLPQILVSDNGPQFCSEEFATFLKANGVKHVRSAPYHPAMNGLAERFVQTFKHALKSSRGAAPVQLRLDTFLLTYRNTLHAMTKEPPAMLFTRRMLCT; translated from the exons ATGGCGGGAATTATTGGCGGTATGGAACCATCTGAGGAATGCGGTGAACAATGGGCAACGTATATTGAGCGTTTTGAGAATTATATCCTGGTTAATGAGATCAGGGATGCTAAGAAGGTGGCGGTTctattgagt tatgctctgagatccaaagtagaggctgaactgacccgcctcactgaccttggcgtgatctcaccagtggagcatagtgactgggccacacctgtagttcctgtcAACAAGAAGGATGGCACGGTGAGACTTTGTGGTGATTTCAAAGTCACCCTCAACCAAGCGCTTTGTGTGGACAAGTATCCTATTCCACGCATTGAGGATCTCTTTGCATCGCTAGCTGGAGGTCAACGCTTCAGTAAACTGGACTTGTCAAACACATACCTACAGATGGAAGTAGTGGAGGAGTCGAGGAAGCTACTGACTATTTTCACACAAAAAGGACTTTTCTGCTACAACCGCTTGCCCTTTGGTATTGCGTCGGCACCAGCGTTGTTCCAGAAGGCTATGGATCAAGTGCTCGTTGGATTGCCATTCACGCACTGTTATCTCGATGACATTCTGgttagtgggccagatgaagagacCCACCTGAAAGCCCTGGATGACGTTCTCACAAGACTGGAGGAGTATGGTCTCCATGTCAGAAAGGATAAGTGCATGTTTTTCCAGGAGTCAGTAGAGTATCTAGGTCATATCATCGACGCTGCCGGGCTCCACAAGTCGCCAGAGAAGGAATGCGCTGTTGTGGAGGCACCGGCGCCcaccaacgttagccaactacgctcgctcctcggaatgataaactactatggacgtttcatcccggacctggcaaccatcctgcaaccactgaacgcactgctgcacaaagggaagaaatggcagtggactacagcttgtgaggcagcgttccgaaaagtgaaagagctcatggtatctcagaaggtgctaacccactacaaccctgagctgcccctccgtctagcctgtgacgcttcaccctacggggtaggggctgtactctctcacgtcatgcctgatggtgtagagaaacctatcacttatgcgtcaagaacactcagcaaagcagagcagaactACGCCCAGATTGAGCGAGAGGCGCTGGGGATAGTCTTTGGCGTACGTAAGTTTCACCAGTGTCTCTATGGTAACAAATTCACTCTACTCACAGACCATCGCCCGCTGACTTCCATTCTCAGTCCAGTGAGGAGTACGCCGTCGATGGCCGCAGCCCACATGCAGCGCTGGGCACTCCTCTTGTCAGCGCATGATTACACTATAGAGTATCGTAAGGCTTCAGCACATACTAATGCAGATGGACTGTCAAGGTTGCCACTTCCGGACACTCACGATGACATGACAGACACA gaactgtctcttttcctgactcgtcaaaatgacctcacaatccaacagggatgccttgtgtggggcacacgagtggtattgccacccaagctacggccccgggtgctcaacgagctacatacagcacacccaggggtagtgaggatgaaaagcttggcacggtcgtatgtctggtggccaggtattgaCTCTCAGATCGAGCTCCAGGCCAAATCCTGCCACTCATGCCAGCGTATTCAGAGAGAACCGAGTCTTGCCCCTCTACATCCATGGATGTGGCCTTCCAGTCCTTGGGAAAGGATTCACGTGGACTTTGCTGATCCATTTGAAGGACACATGTATCTTGTGGTAGTAGATGCCCATTCTAAATGGCCCGAGGTGCAAATCATGGATAGCACCACAGCAAGCAAGACCATCACAGTACTGAGGGGCCTTTTCAGTCGCCACGGCCTTCCTCAAATTCTCGTAAGCGACAATGGACCCCAGTTCTGTTCTGAGGAATTCGCCACATTCCTGAAAGCCAATGGAGTCAAGCACGTTCGCTCAGCGCCGTATCACCCTGCTATGAACGGTCTGGCCGAGCGCTTTGTACAGACTTTCAAACACGCCCTCAAATCCTCCAGGGGCGCCGCACCAGTGCAACTGCGGCTCGACACATTCCTGTTGACGTATCGCAACACCCTGCATGCCATGACAAAGGAACCGCCGGCTATGCTGTTCACAAGGCGCATGCTATGCACGTGA